The following proteins are encoded in a genomic region of Brachypodium distachyon strain Bd21 chromosome 1, Brachypodium_distachyon_v3.0, whole genome shotgun sequence:
- the LOC100837217 gene encoding protein FAR1-RELATED SEQUENCE 5-like yields the protein MSGKRPVTIFTDQCAAMAKAISIVFPSTKHFLCIWHIYQNAAKHLSHVISSHPRFLADFKKVVYLENSVAYFEQKWQELLIEYDLVENSWIQTLFGLREKWAAVYRNDSFHADMTSTQRSEGMNNVFKKQFRKKLCLSELLVQYEKCATSLRENELDADFKSRKSKPVTYIRNLPMLKTAAESYTRRLYSDFEEQFKHQFSVTYELISTVGTIKTYEVMPVAFEDEALVIFNHENLSVSCSCRRYESKEELLEELEKAIDMLDQEADDSLSQRRPAKPQSVHMNSSESAQDITNANISFKVPQAIKGPLVKRAKDPLEKTGTKKQKTGTKKPKAGTKKGFFGGKIMD from the exons ATGTCTGGGAAGCGACCTGTTACAATTTTCACAGATCAGTGTGCAGCTATGGCCAAAGCAATTAGCATTGTTTTCCCAAGCACAAAGCACTTCCTCTGCATTTGGCACATTTATCAAAATGCCGCTAAGCATCTTAGCCATGTAATTTCAAGCCATCCTCGGTTTCTTGCTGATTTTAAGAAAGTTGTATACCTAGAAAATTCAGTGGCATACTTTGAGCAGAAGTGGCAAGAGTTGTTGATTGAGTATGACCTTGTGGAGAACTCATGGATACAAACGCTATTTGGTTTGCGTGAGAAGTGGGCTGCTGTGTACCGCAATGATTCATTTCATGCCGACATGACTTCAACTCAAAGGAGTGAAGGAATGAACAATGTGTTCAAGAAACAATTTCGCAAGAAGCTCTGCCTTTCAGAGCTCTTAGTACAGTATGAGAAGTGTGCTACTAGTCTTCGTGAAAATGAACTAGATGCAGATTTTAAGTCACGGAAGAGTAAGCCTGTTACTTATATAAGGAATTTACCTATGTTGAAGACTGCAGCTGAGTCATATACAAGGAGGCTTTATTCTGATTTTGAGGAGCAGTTCAAGCATCAATTTTCAGTCACGTACGAGTTGATTTCCACGGTCGGAACTATCAAAACTTATGAGGTGATGCCCGTGGCATTTGAGGATGAGGCACTAGTCATCTTTAATCATGAGAATCTGTCTGTATCATGTTCTTGTAGAAGATACGAATCCAAAG AAGAACTTCTTGAAGAATTGGAGAAAGCTATAGATATGCTAGATCAAGAAGCAGATGATTCACTAAGCCAAAGAAGGCCCGCCAAACCTCAAAGTGTTCATATGAATTCAAGTGAGTCAGCTCAAGACATAACAAATGCAAACATATCGTTTAAAGTTCCCCAAGCGATAAAGGGTCCATTGGTAAAAAGAGCAAAAGATCCACTTGAAAAGACTGGAACAAAGAAGCAAAAGACTGGAACAAAGAAGCCAAAGGCTGGAACAAAAAAAG